DNA sequence from the Desulfobacterales bacterium genome:
CTCCCATCAGTTTTTCATTTTTCCCACGGCCAGTAGCGCGATGCCACTGATAAAAGCAATACCACCTACGATCGGAGGAAGTGGAAGCGTTCTATCCTTTTCAGCAGTCATGTGAATGGGACCGAGATCGACAACTTTCTCTCTGGTTGTAATGGTAATGCCCTGATACACGAATGCTATGATTCCGATCACGATCAGGACAATGCCTATCAACGTACATATTTTCATTTCAAATCTCCTTTCTAATGATGTTAATTTGTTAATCAACAATGATGTTTACTTTATTCAAAGACGCTTGACGTAAAATCAAGCGATTTTCAGCTATTACTTTCGAATTAAAAATTATTAATGAAAGCACACCTAAAATTATAAAAGATAGCTTTTCAAGTCTTTTATGGCCTTTACAATATCCTGGATAGCATTGTGTATCCCCTCACCGTTGGAACTGATGTCCTCTGCATCTTTATTCTCGGTCTTGCCCAGAATCTTGGATTTAATTTTTTTCAAATTATGAGCATGTTTTTCAAACTGCAGGCGATGCTCTTCTTTGATGTCTTTGATGGCGTCAGAATTAAATTGTTGGATGAGTTCTTCCGCCTCAGCCATTAATTGGTCAATATTCTTGGGATCTAAGTTTTTTGACATGATATATCCTTTCTGTTGTGATTTTTGCTTATTTTTCATTGGATTCAGACACTAAAGGTGCGCTTTTGCCATTTCTTTAGATTTGTTATCGGTGTGATGAATCCCAGCTCGATTTCCAGGGGGCATAAGAGTCACATATCTAAATATTGTGGTATTTTGGTTTGTTAGAAAAATTTGCAGAGGATACTAACCCGAGATAATGAGCCCAACCCTGTCGATCATTTTCCGTGATGCCCTTGATAACCCTTGTCTCTGCTTTCTTTTCTTTCTTGCCGCAAATCCATTTTGTCTTCTTTGCGCATTTCCTTCAATTCGTGTTTGCCTGGACGGAAATGTTTTCCGTGGTAGCGATCCTTTTGGTGCTTGTAGTTTCTATATTCTTCATCTCTGACCTTGACGATATAGCCGTGTTTATGTCGCCGGAGTCCTTTAGGGATATGCCTGTAGTGCGTCTTACCCCATGGGCCATTATAGTTAGGTGCCACATACCACATATTCTCTCGATACATATAGTAATGGTTGTCGATATAGAACATGTCATACGGGATACCAATCGCTATGTAAAAACCGAGC
Encoded proteins:
- a CDS encoding DUF3185 domain-containing protein; the protein is MKICTLIGIVLIVIGIIAFVYQGITITTREKVVDLGPIHMTAEKDRTLPLPPIVGGIAFISGIALLAVGKMKN